In Humulus lupulus chromosome 6, drHumLupu1.1, whole genome shotgun sequence, a single genomic region encodes these proteins:
- the LOC133781569 gene encoding receptor-like protein EIX2: protein MERYPRMEVIFVVLLCHCISSMSGTTFGCIERERQALLSLKQSFQDPSHKLSSWQGQDCCQWKGVACNQTTGHVVKLHLRSSSMDFSYSPFNRYNTLSPWPLLPDLQANEVSSSLLELQHLNYLDLSGNNFSSSRIPNFFGSMKNMKYLNLSFANFSGNISLQFGNLTSLQVLDLQGLFGVSNPTFQWASNLLSLQYLDMNWVNCWNASDLMQVLTNLPSLSHISLSDCRLNMVNFPWRSINSTFSASVRYLDLSMNFLGRSILNDLKNMTSLEVLDLSNTFYVSSSSIPTWLGDFKSLVYLNLAWNNYDSFEGEGGLLYIINNACSLKSLDLSDNTIGEVLDLHQIHSTKCAKYNLESLNLAYNKMSGPLSSWLEELKSLRYLDLSRNIFHGPIPSSLGKFSNLEFLELSYNKLIGSIPESLGRLSSLRGILLSNNQLTGIIPQTIGKLSILEGLDLSYNNLNGVIPQTLGKLSLLSWLDLSRNQLNGSFPKSLWKLVSLTFLDISSNSLQGIISEDDFANLSRLKSLLIGSNNFSWDMNSKWIPPFSLYHINLASCKVVGSHEFPQWLQTQREATELNLSNANIVGTFPNWLHSMSKMVFLDLSMNQISGQLPKNVGPMPFLLTLNLGNNLINGSIPESLCELESLITLDLSRNKLSGILPHCWRDSQIVKVINLSHNNLSGTIPSSMGKLLQLRRLHMNNNNLNGELPLALRGFSEMMLLDLGDNNFSGPLPTWIGGDSFLNITILRLRNNMFSGSIPLSFCKLSVLKILDLANNNLRGKIPHCFGNLTGMIVERNYSSLIDERAPPGVEYGTGWGKEKVSQVMKGRDLEYTKILLLLDNLDLSSNKLVGIIPEELCVLSALRGLNLSHNHLSGNIPNNIEELKSLESLDLSNNKLFGEIPQSMSKLLSLNKLDLSYNNLSGKIPTGAQLQTLDDPNIYVGNNELCGTPLRKKCSGDDDRRKISPTTNAHEDDDDYKDSRIERIWFYSMVTLGYATGLWGVIGSLVFNRNWRHAFFRFTENSMDWILVTVEVKIGRLKKSIMKWTN from the coding sequence ATGGAGAGGTATCCTCGCATGGAAGTGATATTCGTGGTTCTTCTCTGTCATTGCATATCAAGCATGAGTGGTACTACCTTTGGTTGCATAGAAAGAGAGAGACAAGCTCTCCTAAGCTTGAAACAAAGCTTTCAAGATCCTTCACACAAGTTGTCCTCTTGGCAAGGTCAAGATTGCTGCCAATGGAAAGGAGTAGCCTGCAATCAAACCACGGGTCATGTTGTCAAGCTTCATCTCAGATCCTCATCAATGGATTTCTCATATTCACCTTTCAACAGATATAATACACTTTCCCCATGGCCTTTGTTGCCTGACTTACAAGCTAATGAGGTGAGCTCTAGTTTGTTGGAGCTGCAACATCTCAACTACTTGGACCTCAGCGGAAACAACTTCAGTTCTAGTAGGATTCCCAACTTCTTTGGCTCAATGAAGAATATGAAGTATTTGAATCTGTCTTTTGCAAACTTTAGTGGAAATATTTCTCTTCAATTTGGAAATCTTACTAGCTTGCAAGTGCTTGATCTTCAAGGTCTTTTCGGTGTTAGTAATCCTACTTTCCAGTGGGCTTCAAATCTTTTGTCTCTCCAATACCTTGATATGAATTGGGTAAACTGTTGGAATGCATCAGATTTAATGCAGGTACTTACCAACCTTCCTTCTCTGTCACATATCAGCCTATCTGATTGTAGACTAAATATGGTCAATTTTCCTTGGCGTTCGATCAATTCCACATTCTCTGCCAGTGTTCGATACCTAGACCTTTCCATGAATTTTCTTGGAAGATCAATTCTTAATGATCTCAAAAATATGACTTCTCTTGAAGTACTTGATCTTTCAAATACCTTTTATGTTAGTAGTTCCTCAATTCCAACCTGGTTGGGTGATTTTAAGAGCCTTGTTTACCTTAATCTTGCATGGAATAATTATGATAGCTTTGAAGGAGAAGGTGGCTTGCTCTATATAATAAATAATGCTTGTTCGTTGAAGTCATTAGATTTGTCAGACAACACAATTGGAGAAGTGTTAGATCTTCATCAAATACATTCAACCAAATGTGCCAAATATAATCTAGAGTcattaaacttagcatataacaaaATGAGTGGTCCTTTGTCTAGTTGGTTAGAAGAACTAAAATCCTTAAGATACCTTGATCTTTCCAGGAATATATTTCACGGTCCAATACCATCTTCACttggaaaattttcaaatttggAATTTTTAGAGCTATCATATAACAAGCTAATTGGGTCGATTCCTGAATCCTTGGGAAGATTGTCAAGTTTGAGAGGAATTCTTCTGTCAAATAATCAGTTGACTGGGATTATTCCACAAACAATTGGGAAATTGTCAATCTTAGAGGGGTTGGATCTTTCATATAACAATTTGAATGGGGTCATTCCACAAACACTGGGAAAATTGTCATTGTTGAGCTGGTTAGATCTTTCTAGAAATCAATTAAATGGAAGCTTTCCTAAATCACTTTGGAAATTAGTTTCCCTAACATTCTTGGATATATCATCAAATTCCTTGCAAGGTATTATATCTGAGGATGACTTTGCTAATCTTTCAAGGTTGAAAAGTTTGTTAATTGGTTCCAACAATTTCTCATGGGATATGAATTCAAAATGGATCCCTCCTTTTAGTCTTTATCACATTAACTTGGCTTCTTGCAAAGTTGTAGGGTCTCATGAGTTCCCTCAATGGCTTCAAACACAAAGAGAAGCCACTGAATTGAATCTCTCAAATGCTAATATTGTTGGAACATTTCCAAATTGGCTTCATAGCATGTCAAAGATGGTCTTTTTGGATCTCTCTATGAACCAAATCAGTGGGCAGCTTCCAAAGAATGTTGGTCCCATGCCTTTTTTATTAACTCTAAATCTTGGTAACAACCTGATAAATGGTTCAATTCCAGAGTCATTATGTGAACTAGAAAGTTTGATCACTCTAGATCTCTCAAGAAACAAGCTTTCTGGGATATTGCCTCACTGTTGGAGAGACAGCCAAATCGTGAAAGTCATCAATCTATCACACAACAACTTGTCAGGGACTATTCCAAGCTCAATGGGGAAATTATTACAGTTGAGACGGTTGCATATGAACAATAATAACCTTAATGGGGAACTTCCTTTGGCTTTAAGGGGTTTCTCTGAAATGATGCTTCTTGATCTTGGTGATAATAACTTTTCTGGACCTCTACCAACTTGGATTGGAGGAGATAGCTTCCTAAACATAACAATTTTGAGGCTACGCAACAACATGTTTAGTGGAAGTATCCCTTTAAGCTTTTGCAAGCTCTCTGTGCTGAAAATTTTAGATCTTGCAAATAACAATTTGAGAGGAAAAATTCCTCATTGCTTTGGAAATCTCACTGGAATGATTGTTGAAAGAAATTATTCAAGTTTAATTGATGAAAGGGCTCCTCCCGGTGTTGAATATGGAACTGGATGGGGAAAAGAGAAGGTTTCGCAGGTGATGAAAGGAAGAGACTTAGAGTATACAAAAATACTTCTACTTCTTGATAATTTGGACCTCTCAAGCAATAAGTTAGTTGGGATAATTCCAGAAGAGCTATGTGTGCTATCTGCCTTGCGTGGTTTGAATTTGTCCCATAATCATTTGTCAGGCAATATTCCTAACAATATTGAAGAGTTGAAGTCCTTGGAGTCTCTTGACCTTTCAAACAACAAACTTTTTGGTGAAATTCCACAAAGCATGTCCAAATTGTTATCACTAAACAAGCTCGACTTGTCTTACAACAATCTGTCAGGCAAAATTCCAACAGGAGCTCAACTTCAAACGCTGGATGATCCAAATATCTATGTTGGCAACAATGAACTGTGTGGAACCCCGTTGCGAAAGAAATGTTCTGGAGATGATGATCGGAGAAAAATTTCACCAACGACCAATGCCCACGAAGATGATGATGACTACAAAGATAGTAGGATCGAAAGAATATGGTTTTACTCTATGGTAACACTTGGATATGCAACTGGATTATGGGGAGTAATTGGGAGTCTGGTTTTCAATAGAAACTGGAGGCATGCTTTTTTTCGTTTCACTGAAAACTCCATGGATTGGATTCTTGTGACAGTAGAAGTGAAAATTGGGAGACTGAAGAAGAGCATCATGAAGTGGACCAACTAA